A window of Nitrosopumilus sp. b3 contains these coding sequences:
- the tes gene encoding tetraether lipid synthase Tes encodes MALIQISNQSTKNLGKKSTIRFTQSICPDCNMILDAEVFERDNKVFMSKVCPTHGECEELYFGSYEMYKKFSTYWMDGKGAHSPNVMIDKCSCPNNCGLCSNHLSHSGLANMIVTNRCDLTCWYCFFYVKKGLEGAYMYEPDHTQVRAMMKTLRSERPIPGNSMQITGGEPMLREDIADVIKIMKEEGVDHIQMNTNGIRHAMDPEAAREVRLAGCNNLYLSFDGVTARTNPKNHWEIPYALDSCRKTGTTVVFVPTVIKSINDHELGGIIRYAQKNMDVVHAVNFQPVSLTGRMGKSEREKYRITVPDCVQRIEEQTNGEVTVDDWFPVPSCMPLTNVIEAFSSKPKYELSIHFACGAGTYIFEDADTKKFVPLTKFCDIQGMLELFEDKAEEIRSGKNKYFTMLEVVRKLKGFVDTKKQPAGLDLAKMFGNILMKRSFDSVGSWHVKGLFLGMMHFQDKYNEDLERLQRCDIHYLTPDLRIVPFCAFNVIPEWYRDRIQKKYSITVEEWEEREGVKLEDGLYRGLMRRGAGDELAAGCAKSQMFHDAAQATM; translated from the coding sequence ATGGCATTAATTCAGATATCCAATCAATCAACAAAAAATTTAGGTAAAAAATCTACAATTAGATTCACTCAAAGTATCTGTCCAGACTGTAATATGATTCTGGATGCTGAAGTATTTGAGAGAGATAACAAAGTCTTCATGTCAAAAGTTTGCCCTACTCACGGTGAATGTGAGGAATTATACTTTGGTTCTTATGAAATGTACAAAAAATTTAGTACATACTGGATGGATGGAAAAGGTGCTCATTCTCCAAATGTAATGATTGACAAATGTTCATGTCCTAATAACTGTGGATTGTGCTCAAACCACCTATCACACAGTGGCCTTGCAAACATGATTGTAACTAATAGATGTGATTTAACATGCTGGTATTGCTTCTTTTATGTAAAGAAAGGTCTTGAAGGCGCTTACATGTACGAGCCAGATCATACTCAAGTAAGAGCAATGATGAAGACACTAAGATCTGAAAGACCAATTCCAGGAAACTCTATGCAGATTACTGGTGGTGAACCAATGCTTAGAGAAGATATTGCTGATGTTATTAAAATAATGAAAGAGGAAGGTGTTGACCATATTCAAATGAATACAAATGGTATTAGACACGCAATGGATCCAGAAGCAGCACGTGAAGTAAGACTTGCTGGATGTAACAACTTGTATCTTTCCTTTGATGGTGTAACTGCTAGAACAAACCCAAAGAACCATTGGGAAATTCCATATGCACTTGATAGTTGCAGAAAGACAGGTACAACTGTAGTATTTGTTCCAACAGTAATCAAATCAATTAATGACCATGAATTAGGTGGAATTATCAGGTATGCACAAAAGAACATGGATGTAGTTCATGCTGTAAACTTCCAACCAGTATCACTAACAGGAAGAATGGGTAAATCTGAACGTGAAAAATATAGAATCACAGTTCCTGATTGTGTTCAAAGAATTGAAGAACAAACAAATGGCGAAGTAACAGTTGATGACTGGTTCCCAGTCCCAAGTTGTATGCCACTAACAAACGTAATTGAAGCATTCTCAAGCAAACCAAAATATGAATTATCAATACACTTTGCTTGTGGTGCCGGAACTTACATTTTTGAGGATGCAGATACAAAGAAGTTTGTTCCATTAACAAAATTTTGTGATATTCAGGGAATGTTAGAACTCTTTGAAGACAAAGCAGAAGAGATTCGCTCTGGTAAAAACAAATACTTTACAATGCTTGAAGTTGTAAGAAAACTCAAAGGTTTTGTTGATACAAAGAAACAACCAGCCGGATTAGATTTAGCAAAGATGTTTGGTAATATTCTCATGAAGAGATCATTTGATTCAGTTGGTTCATGGCACGTCAAGGGATTGTTCCTTGGTATGATGCACTTTCAAGACAAATACAATGAAGACCTTGAGAGACTACAAAGATGTGATATTCACTATCTTACTCCAGACCTCCGAATAGTTCCATTTTGTGCATTCAATGTAATTCCAGAATGGTATAGAGACAGAATCCAAAAGAAATATTCTATCACTGTAGAAGAATGGGAAGAAAGAGAAGGTGTAAAACTTGAAGATGGTCTTTACAGAGGTCTTATGAGACGTGGAGCAGGTGATGAACTTGCTGCTGGCTGTGCAAAAAGTCAAATGTTCCATGATGCAGCACAAGCTACAATGTAG
- a CDS encoding glycosyltransferase family 4 protein produces the protein MRILMISPTSSGIGGISQHVQGLKKFLENKGNEVEIISSENTLTIPIKKLKNPSFMISSFFKSKFKKNFDIIHAQNPISALAMKNVKGKKILSLQGNYSEQILLLHGNTAGTLSEKLEKNALQWADVITVPSKEMYEEFTKNGYKVYYVPNAIDISSFPKDKDRRYEKQLIYAGRLSEEKGILDLLQISEKISNDIHLIIIGSGPEESKIKEKIKNKSNIHFLGYQSKENTIKLIRGSDILIQPSIMEGGTSSTLLEAMACKIPIIATSVGGNKETVIHMKTAYVVTPNHPDQIYDAINDLLDNPEKRKILTENAFEIITNYDWEHVGQKYLDVYNAV, from the coding sequence ATGAGAATTTTAATGATTTCACCTACAAGCTCTGGAATAGGAGGAATATCTCAGCATGTTCAAGGGTTAAAAAAATTCTTGGAAAATAAAGGAAATGAAGTTGAAATAATTTCTTCAGAAAATACTCTTACAATACCCATTAAAAAACTTAAAAATCCAAGCTTTATGATTTCATCTTTTTTTAAATCAAAATTTAAAAAAAATTTTGATATCATTCACGCCCAAAATCCTATATCTGCTTTAGCAATGAAAAATGTAAAAGGAAAAAAAATCCTTTCATTACAAGGAAATTATTCTGAACAAATTTTATTACTACATGGGAACACTGCCGGAACTTTATCTGAAAAGTTAGAAAAAAATGCACTGCAATGGGCTGATGTAATTACTGTTCCTTCCAAAGAAATGTATGAAGAATTCACAAAAAATGGTTACAAAGTTTATTATGTTCCAAATGCAATTGATATCTCATCATTTCCAAAAGATAAAGATAGAAGATATGAAAAACAACTAATCTATGCTGGAAGATTATCTGAAGAAAAAGGAATTTTGGACTTGCTACAAATTTCAGAAAAAATCTCTAATGACATACATCTGATTATTATTGGATCTGGTCCTGAAGAATCAAAAATAAAAGAAAAAATAAAAAATAAATCTAACATTCATTTTCTGGGTTATCAATCAAAAGAAAATACAATAAAATTAATTCGAGGTTCTGACATACTTATCCAGCCTTCTATAATGGAAGGTGGAACAAGTTCTACTCTTTTAGAAGCAATGGCATGCAAAATCCCAATTATTGCTACATCCGTTGGTGGAAATAAAGAAACAGTAATTCATATGAAAACTGCATATGTTGTTACACCAAATCATCCTGATCAGATCTATGATGCAATAAATGATTTATTAGATAATCCTGAAAAACGAAAAATTCTAACAGAAAATGCTTTTGAGATTATTACTAATTATGACTGGGAACATGTTGGACAAAAATACTTAGATGTCTATAATGCTGTCTAG